Proteins encoded by one window of uncultured Celeribacter sp.:
- a CDS encoding rhodanese-like domain-containing protein gives MNPAKRRFLVYGGAAVVALGFGLLRASQTRAVGGEGIEHKIMTVAEMQAEGGLIVDIRTPEEWVETGVIEGTELVTFEGADSFLAEVGPKLSEGQDLILICRSGNRTARAAQALAGKLPNRIISIDGGMKAQIASGYRPVAVN, from the coding sequence ATGAACCCGGCCAAACGCCGTTTTCTCGTCTACGGAGGCGCTGCCGTTGTGGCGCTGGGGTTCGGTCTGTTGCGCGCCTCGCAAACCCGCGCTGTGGGCGGCGAGGGGATCGAGCATAAGATCATGACGGTGGCCGAGATGCAGGCTGAGGGCGGTCTGATCGTCGACATTCGCACGCCCGAGGAATGGGTGGAAACCGGGGTGATCGAGGGGACTGAGCTTGTGACCTTTGAGGGCGCCGACAGTTTCCTGGCCGAAGTTGGCCCGAAGCTCTCCGAGGGGCAGGACCTCATCCTGATCTGTCGCTCGGGTAACCGCACGGCGCGCGCGGCGCAGGCCTTGGCGGGCAAGCTGCCGAACCGGATCATCTCCATCGACGGCGGCATGAAGGCACAGATCGCCAGCGGCTATCGCCCGGTCGCGGTCAACTGA
- a CDS encoding MFS transporter — MKNAPIPLSETSTLPLWRRPEGLLFLMAFAMPVAFATWNALLNNFVIEVAGFTGVEIGWLHTIREIPGFLAIGVIALIMIIREQVLGVVSLLLLGVATAVTAYFPSLGGILTVTMLSSIGFHYFETVNQSLQLQWLSKDRAPIVIGRLMAAGSAASLVAYGVLVLTWKTFDLSYALVYMVSGGFTAAVAIFALTAYPQFEAPNPQAKKIILKRRYGLYYALQFMAGARRQIFVVFAAFMMVEKFGFEVHEITALFLINYVANMVIAPFMGKVVHRNGERFVLMLEYIGLTLVFLAYGGIYWLGWGVVIAAGLYVIDHMLFGLAFALKTYFQKISDPEDIAPTAAVAFTINHIAAVFLPALLGYLWVASPGGVFALAAGMAMASLGLAALIPRHPEKGNEWRFLPLVRESAVLSEPAE; from the coding sequence ATGAAAAACGCCCCGATCCCCCTGTCCGAGACCTCGACCCTGCCGCTCTGGCGCAGGCCCGAGGGGTTGTTGTTCCTGATGGCTTTCGCGATGCCGGTGGCCTTTGCCACGTGGAACGCGCTGTTGAACAATTTCGTCATCGAGGTGGCGGGGTTCACGGGGGTCGAGATCGGTTGGCTGCATACGATCCGCGAAATTCCGGGGTTTCTCGCCATCGGGGTGATCGCGCTGATCATGATCATTCGTGAGCAGGTGCTGGGCGTGGTGTCGCTTTTGCTTTTGGGCGTGGCGACCGCTGTGACGGCCTATTTTCCTTCGCTGGGCGGCATTTTGACGGTCACCATGCTGTCCTCTATCGGGTTTCACTACTTTGAAACGGTGAACCAGTCGCTGCAATTGCAATGGCTTTCGAAAGACCGCGCGCCCATCGTCATCGGACGTCTGATGGCGGCGGGGTCGGCCGCCTCTTTGGTGGCCTATGGTGTGTTGGTGCTGACCTGGAAGACCTTCGATCTGTCCTATGCGCTGGTCTATATGGTTTCGGGGGGCTTCACGGCAGCGGTCGCGATTTTCGCGCTCACCGCCTATCCGCAGTTCGAGGCGCCCAATCCGCAGGCCAAAAAGATCATCCTCAAGCGCCGCTACGGGCTCTATTATGCGCTGCAATTCATGGCGGGTGCACGGCGGCAGATTTTCGTCGTCTTCGCCGCTTTCATGATGGTCGAGAAATTCGGTTTCGAGGTGCATGAGATCACCGCGCTGTTCCTGATCAACTACGTCGCCAATATGGTGATCGCGCCCTTCATGGGCAAAGTGGTGCACCGCAATGGCGAGCGCTTTGTGTTGATGCTGGAATATATCGGGCTGACGCTGGTGTTTCTGGCCTATGGCGGGATTTACTGGCTGGGCTGGGGCGTTGTCATCGCCGCGGGCCTTTACGTGATCGACCATATGCTCTTTGGCCTCGCCTTCGCGCTCAAGACCTATTTCCAGAAAATCTCCGATCCCGAAGACATCGCACCCACCGCCGCCGTGGCCTTTACCATCAACCATATCGCGGCGGTCTTCCTGCCGGCTCTGTTGGGCTATCTCTGGGTCGCCTCGCCGGGCGGGGTGTTTGCGCTGGCCGCCGGGATGGCGATGGCCTCTCTGGGCTTGGCCGCACTGATCCCGCGTCACCCGGAAAAGGGCAATGAATGGCGCTTTTTGCCGCTGGTGCGCGAAAGCGCGGTTCTGAGCGAGCCTGCCGAATAA
- a CDS encoding 50S ribosomal protein L11 methyltransferase codes for MTTFTAFTKTRGKAPAEAIGEALEYLDPEPTGVGVFEIEDGSGLWEVGAYFTEAPDEIALALLAAANDAPDFVISELPETDWVAKVRRDLAPVEAGRFFVYGSHDADKLPADKIGLLIEAAMAFGTGHHGTTLGCLKALDRLMGEGKTFENVADIGCGTAVLAMAAAKISDQIVYASDIDEVAVEVAQSNVDANDLSGRVICLEAAGFNHPDLAEKAPFDLVFANILKGPLVALAPDMAANVKEGGHVILSGILNPQADEVVEVYTRSGFNLVDRQEIVDWTTLTMARTA; via the coding sequence ATGACCACTTTCACCGCCTTCACCAAGACCCGCGGCAAAGCCCCCGCCGAAGCCATTGGCGAGGCGCTGGAATATCTCGACCCGGAACCCACCGGCGTGGGCGTCTTCGAGATCGAGGACGGCTCGGGTCTTTGGGAAGTCGGCGCCTATTTCACCGAGGCGCCCGACGAGATCGCGCTCGCACTTTTGGCGGCGGCCAACGATGCGCCGGATTTCGTCATCTCCGAGCTGCCGGAAACCGATTGGGTCGCCAAGGTCCGCCGCGATCTGGCCCCTGTTGAGGCGGGGCGTTTCTTTGTCTACGGCTCGCATGACGCCGACAAATTGCCCGCCGATAAGATCGGGCTTTTGATCGAGGCCGCCATGGCCTTTGGCACCGGGCATCACGGCACGACTTTGGGCTGCCTCAAGGCGCTGGACCGTCTGATGGGCGAGGGCAAGACGTTCGAAAATGTGGCCGACATCGGTTGTGGCACCGCCGTTCTGGCGATGGCGGCGGCGAAAATTTCCGACCAGATTGTCTATGCCTCCGACATCGACGAAGTCGCCGTCGAGGTGGCGCAGTCCAATGTCGATGCCAACGATCTCTCGGGCCGCGTGATCTGTCTCGAAGCCGCGGGATTCAACCATCCTGATCTGGCCGAAAAAGCGCCCTTCGATCTGGTCTTCGCCAACATCCTCAAAGGCCCTTTGGTAGCGCTGGCGCCCGATATGGCCGCCAACGTCAAAGAGGGCGGTCATGTGATTCTCTCCGGGATTCTCAATCCGCAGGCCGATGAGGTCGTCGAGGTTTATACACGCTCCGGGTTCAATCTTGTGGATCGTCAGGAAATTGTTGACTGGACGACGTTGACCATGGCGCGAACTGCCTAA
- a CDS encoding TIGR01459 family HAD-type hydrolase: MTRLIQTLSEISTDYDALFVDLWGCVHNGVTAFPEACAALQTYRAGGGKVVLVTNSPRPWRSVAQQIKEFGVPDDAYDAIATSGDSARMAMYLGVVGEKVHHIGDMFKDDFMQPMDIVMDEAVEITEVPLEDAEGIVCSGPEDPLADPEIYRPQFLYAKQKGLKLLCANPDIVVDRGEVREWCAGALAALYTEMGGESLYFGKPHPPIYDLARRRLAQLAPIDDNRILCIGDGIGTDVMGGIGEGLDVLFITGGLAAKEFGPDPVNPDPERLKMWLAEQNLSPTAAISFLR, from the coding sequence ATGACCCGCCTGATCCAAACCCTGTCCGAGATTTCGACCGATTACGATGCGCTTTTCGTCGACCTTTGGGGCTGTGTCCACAATGGCGTCACGGCGTTTCCCGAGGCCTGTGCCGCGCTTCAGACTTACCGTGCGGGCGGCGGCAAAGTCGTCCTCGTGACCAATTCGCCGCGCCCCTGGCGCTCGGTCGCGCAGCAGATCAAGGAGTTCGGCGTCCCCGATGACGCCTATGACGCCATCGCCACCTCCGGCGATTCCGCGCGCATGGCGATGTATCTGGGCGTCGTGGGCGAGAAGGTGCACCACATCGGCGACATGTTCAAAGACGACTTCATGCAGCCAATGGACATTGTCATGGATGAGGCAGTCGAGATCACCGAAGTGCCGCTTGAAGACGCCGAGGGCATTGTGTGTTCCGGTCCCGAGGACCCGCTGGCCGACCCGGAGATTTACCGTCCGCAGTTTCTCTATGCGAAACAAAAGGGCCTGAAACTTTTGTGCGCCAATCCCGACATCGTGGTGGATCGGGGCGAGGTGCGCGAGTGGTGCGCGGGGGCCTTGGCTGCGCTTTATACCGAGATGGGCGGCGAGAGCCTCTATTTCGGCAAGCCGCATCCGCCGATTTACGATTTGGCCCGTCGCCGTCTGGCTCAGCTTGCGCCCATCGACGACAACCGTATTCTGTGCATCGGCGATGGCATCGGCACGGATGTGATGGGCGGTATTGGCGAGGGGCTGGATGTTTTGTTCATCACCGGTGGGTTGGCGGCGAAGGAATTCGGTCCCGACCCGGTGAACCCGGACCCGGAGCGGCTCAAGATGTGGCTGGCGGAACAGAACCTGTCTCCAACGGCGGCGATTTCATTTTTGCGCTGA
- a CDS encoding YeeE/YedE family protein, whose translation MDILTLVEGIGESPSAAIFGLITGVIFGVSAQRSQFCLRAATVEFARGRLGPKVAVWFLTLSTAIVWVQGAQMLGLFRGADARVMAVPGSWSGAVIGGLMFGAGMVLSRGCSGRLLVLASTGNLRSVVSGLIFAVTAQMSLHGVLAPYRDKLASLSITPGGENVNLLNALHLPEGTGLALGLGFAALALVLAVKNQIGPKIWIFASGVGFAVAVGWGLTWSLAQVAFDPVPVTSVTFSGPSANTLMFFLDRNAVLEFDVGLVPGVVVGAFTASLLSGEFRWQSFDSVPVMRKSMIGAVLMGFGAMLAGGCAIGNGVTGSSVFAATAWLALFCMWIGAIVTTLVVDREADPALAC comes from the coding sequence ATGGATATTTTGACCCTCGTCGAGGGGATCGGCGAAAGCCCCTCTGCGGCGATTTTCGGCCTGATCACCGGGGTGATTTTCGGCGTTTCCGCCCAGCGCTCGCAATTCTGTCTGCGTGCGGCGACGGTCGAGTTTGCTCGCGGGCGCCTCGGTCCGAAAGTGGCCGTCTGGTTCCTGACGCTCTCCACGGCCATCGTCTGGGTGCAGGGCGCGCAGATGTTGGGGCTGTTTCGCGGCGCCGACGCGCGCGTCATGGCGGTGCCGGGATCATGGTCGGGTGCGGTGATCGGCGGGTTGATGTTTGGCGCAGGCATGGTGCTGTCGCGCGGCTGTTCGGGGCGGCTTTTGGTTCTGGCTTCGACCGGCAATCTGCGCTCCGTCGTCTCAGGCCTGATCTTTGCCGTCACCGCGCAGATGAGTCTCCATGGCGTCTTGGCGCCCTACCGCGATAAACTTGCGTCCCTGTCGATCACGCCCGGCGGTGAAAACGTCAATCTGCTGAATGCGTTGCACTTGCCGGAGGGCACCGGCCTTGCATTGGGTCTTGGCTTTGCAGCTCTGGCCTTGGTCCTCGCGGTCAAGAACCAGATCGGCCCGAAAATCTGGATTTTCGCCTCGGGCGTGGGCTTTGCGGTCGCGGTCGGCTGGGGGCTCACATGGTCCTTGGCGCAGGTCGCCTTTGATCCGGTGCCGGTGACCTCCGTCACCTTCTCCGGCCCCTCCGCCAATACATTGATGTTCTTTCTCGACCGCAATGCGGTGTTGGAATTCGACGTGGGCCTCGTCCCCGGCGTGGTCGTCGGCGCCTTTACCGCCTCGCTTCTCTCCGGTGAGTTCCGCTGGCAGAGCTTTGATTCCGTTCCCGTCATGCGCAAATCCATGATCGGGGCGGTGCTCATGGGCTTCGGCGCCATGCTCGCAGGCGGCTGCGCCATCGGCAACGGTGTCACCGGCAGCTCGGTCTTCGCCGCCACCGCCTGGCTGGCGCTGTTTTGCATGTGGATCGGCGCGATTGTCACGACGCTCGTCGTGGACCGCGAGGCCGATCCGGCGCTGGCGTGTTGA
- the msrA gene encoding peptide-methionine (S)-S-oxide reductase MsrA → MFSALTKKLTMPTPDAALPGRPDPIPTAAEHFVLHVPLEGDVPEGCEEAVFGMGCFWGVERKFWQVPGVVNTAVGYAAGYTPNPTYEEVCSGKTGHNEVVRVIFDPSKVSYAELLKVFWEGHNPTQGMQQGNDRGTQYRSGIYYTSEAQRAAAEASLAGYNVLLQDKGFGAITTEVLPAGEFYYAEDYHQQYLAKNPNGYCGIGGTGVSCPVGLSMERSIEWTDPVEPQGHSE, encoded by the coding sequence ATGTTCTCTGCCCTGACCAAGAAACTCACCATGCCCACGCCCGACGCCGCCCTGCCGGGGCGTCCCGATCCGATCCCGACGGCGGCGGAGCATTTCGTGTTGCACGTGCCGCTTGAGGGGGATGTGCCGGAGGGCTGCGAGGAGGCAGTCTTTGGCATGGGTTGTTTCTGGGGCGTCGAGCGCAAGTTCTGGCAGGTGCCGGGCGTGGTCAACACCGCCGTCGGCTACGCGGCGGGTTACACGCCGAACCCGACCTATGAAGAGGTCTGCAGCGGAAAGACCGGCCACAATGAAGTGGTGCGCGTGATTTTCGATCCGTCGAAAGTCAGCTACGCCGAGCTGCTCAAGGTCTTTTGGGAGGGCCACAATCCGACCCAGGGCATGCAGCAGGGCAACGATCGCGGCACGCAATATCGTTCCGGCATCTACTATACGTCGGAGGCCCAACGTGCGGCGGCGGAGGCCTCCTTGGCGGGCTATAACGTGTTGTTGCAGGACAAAGGGTTCGGTGCGATCACGACCGAAGTGCTGCCTGCTGGCGAATTCTACTATGCCGAAGACTACCACCAGCAATATCTGGCGAAGAACCCGAACGGCTATTGTGGCATTGGCGGCACGGGCGTGAGTTGTCCCGTGGGATTGTCGATGGAGCGCTCCATCGAATGGACCGATCCGGTCGAGCCGCAGGGCCATAGCGAATAA